From Heterodontus francisci isolate sHetFra1 chromosome 9, sHetFra1.hap1, whole genome shotgun sequence, the proteins below share one genomic window:
- the nfkbiab gene encoding nuclear factor of kappa light polypeptide gene enhancer in B-cells inhibitor, alpha b, whose translation MADPITFDSCINSLDGHSKSKGKLDYPCGSLQLGSGQQTALWEDRCDSGIGSMNEKDEEVLQEIRELSLADKAEAAQSWKDFVSEDGDTFLHLAIIHTASDIVFQILNNTQDGDQYLHHQNNLKQTPMHLAVITQQPEMLYSLLWAAGDLGLRDIHGNSPLHIACEMNLFSCVKTISDFCTRHDIRNLLDSKNYNGLTCLHLAVKNRLHKMVKDLIQLGADINAQEPSSGRTALHFAVEEQDAEMVSLLVRCGADPNVLMYNGCTPYHLTLGRDNSRIQTELINVTDPSLRIMWEEEQVWDSESSDWEVPFSYDDCAIGGFPLRC comes from the exons ATGGCCGATCCCATCACATTTGACAGCTGCATCAACAGCTTGGATGGGCACAGCAAAAGTAAAGGGAAACTGGATTATCCGTGTGGTTCATTGCAGCTTGGATCTGGGCAGCAGACCGCGCTCTGGGAGGATCGTTGTGACAGCGGCATCGGCTCAATGAATGAGAAGGACGAGGAGGTGTTGCAGGAGATTCGGGAGCTGAGCCTGGCCGACAAGGCGGAGGCAGCTCAGAGTTGGAAAGACTTCGTCTCGGAGGATGGAGATAC ATTTCTACATTTGGCGATCATCCACACGGCCAGTGATATTGTGTTCCAAATCCTCAACAACACCCAAGACGGGGATCAGTACCTTCACCACCAGAATAACCTGAAACAG ACTCCCATGCATCTGGCAGTGATCACGCAGCAGCCTGAGATGCTGTATTCTTTGCTTTGGGCTGCAGGAGATCTGGGACTGAGGGACATTCATGGAAACTCACCTCTGCACATTGCTTGTGAGATGAATTTGTTCTCGTGCGTGAAGACCATCAGCGATTTCTGCACAAGGCACGATATCCGAAACCTTTTGGACAGCAAGAACTACAATG GCCTTACATGTTTGCACTTGGCAGTCAAAAACAGACTTCACAAAATGGTGAAAGATTTAATTCAGCTGGGAGCTGACATTAATGCTCAG GAGCCATCAAGTGGTCGGACAGCCCTCCATTTTGCAGTGGAGGAGCAGGATGCTGAAATGGTGTCACTATTGGTGCGGTGTGGAGCAGACCCCAATGTGCTGATGTACAATGGCTGTACACCATACCACCTGACCTTGGGAAGAGATAATTCCAGAATACAGACGGAGCTCATTAATGTGACAGATCCATCCCTACGCATAATGTGGGAAGAAGAACAGGTGTGGGATTCTGAATCTTCTGACTGGGAG GTTCCCTTCTCTTATGATGACTGTGCAATTGGAGGATTCCCACTTAGGTGTTGA